A genomic region of Nostoc sp. UHCC 0702 contains the following coding sequences:
- a CDS encoding glutaredoxin family protein → MRLILYSKPGCHLCEGLQEKLEQIQNLSFELEIRDITIREDWYQAYQYEVPVLYLSNHTSPESEVILESLPRPSPRATVQQLEQMLYKYISKHKKNNAE, encoded by the coding sequence ATGCGATTAATTTTATACAGTAAACCTGGATGTCATTTGTGTGAGGGTTTGCAGGAAAAACTAGAACAAATCCAAAATCTGAGTTTCGAGTTGGAAATTCGAGATATTACAATTCGTGAAGATTGGTATCAGGCGTATCAGTATGAAGTGCCAGTACTTTATTTATCGAATCACACAAGCCCAGAGTCAGAGGTGATTTTGGAATCTTTGCCGCGTCCTTCTCCTCGTGCTACTGTGCAACAATTGGAGCAAATGCTGTATAAGTATATATCCAAGCATAAAAAAAATAATGCAGAATAG
- a CDS encoding TIGR02450 family Trp-rich protein: protein MTKKQKFPYLVGSKWTAQQKVDGWRHFQVVNRKNQGKWVYAEMVAACDPKVRFWLNAKLLQDGFQWQAGWQTLQEIEAISAELS, encoded by the coding sequence ATGACTAAAAAACAAAAATTTCCTTACCTAGTTGGTTCTAAGTGGACAGCACAGCAAAAAGTAGACGGTTGGAGACACTTCCAAGTCGTCAACCGCAAAAATCAGGGAAAGTGGGTGTATGCCGAAATGGTCGCCGCCTGCGACCCCAAAGTCCGCTTCTGGCTCAACGCCAAATTATTACAAGACGGCTTCCAGTGGCAAGCTGGTTGGCAAACATTACAGGAAATCGAGGCAATCTCAGCTGAATTATCCTGA
- a CDS encoding ferredoxin:protochlorophyllide reductase (ATP-dependent) iron-sulfur ATP-binding protein: MTKNDKRQTKVKLAVYGKGGIGKSTTSCNISVALAKRGKKVLQIGCDPKHDSTFTLTGFLIPTIIDTLQEKDYHYEDVWPEDVIYKGYGGVDCVEAGGPPAGAGCGGYVVGETVKLLKELNAFDEYDVILFDVLGDVVCGGFAAPLNYADYCLIVTDNGFDALFAANRIAASVREKARTHPLRLAGLIGNRTSKRDLIEKYIEAVPMPVLEVLPLIEDIRVSRVKGKTLFEMAESDPSLNYVCDYYLNIADQILARPEGVVPNDSPDRELFSLLSDFYLNPGKPQVTKSEEELDLMIV, from the coding sequence TTGACAAAAAACGATAAGAGGCAAACAAAAGTGAAACTAGCAGTTTACGGAAAAGGTGGTATAGGTAAATCCACAACTAGCTGTAACATATCTGTCGCCCTAGCCAAACGCGGCAAAAAAGTCCTGCAAATTGGTTGTGACCCGAAACACGACAGCACCTTCACCCTGACTGGGTTTTTGATTCCTACAATTATCGATACCCTACAAGAGAAAGATTATCATTACGAAGATGTCTGGCCGGAAGATGTAATTTACAAAGGCTACGGTGGTGTTGATTGCGTAGAAGCGGGTGGCCCGCCTGCGGGTGCTGGTTGTGGCGGCTACGTAGTTGGCGAAACCGTAAAATTACTGAAAGAACTCAACGCCTTTGATGAATATGATGTGATTTTATTTGACGTTCTAGGCGACGTTGTTTGTGGTGGTTTTGCTGCACCACTCAATTATGCAGATTACTGCTTGATTGTGACAGATAATGGCTTTGATGCCTTGTTTGCTGCCAATCGAATTGCAGCTTCAGTACGTGAAAAAGCACGGACTCACCCCCTACGACTAGCTGGTTTAATTGGCAACCGTACATCTAAGCGTGACTTGATCGAGAAATACATAGAAGCTGTACCTATGCCAGTTTTGGAAGTCTTGCCGTTAATTGAAGATATCCGTGTTTCCCGCGTCAAAGGTAAGACTTTGTTTGAAATGGCGGAATCTGACCCATCTTTGAACTACGTTTGCGATTATTACCTCAACATCGCCGACCAAATTCTGGCGCGTCCAGAAGGAGTTGTACCGAACGACTCCCCAGATCGGGAATTGTTCTCTTTGTTGTCCGATTTTTATCTAAATCCGGGTAAACCCCAGGTTACTAAATCAGAAGAGGAACTAGACTTGATGATTGTATAA
- a CDS encoding ferredoxin:protochlorophyllide reductase (ATP-dependent) subunit N has product MTVAQQPEALNFECETGNYHTFCPISCVAWLYQKIEDSFFLVIGTKTCGYFLQNAMGVMIFAEPRYAMAELEEGDISAQLNDYEELKRLCLQIKRDRNPSVIVWIGTCTTEIIKTDLEGLAPKLESEIGIPIVVARANGLDYAFTQGEDTVLAAMANRCPDKSPVAETEKNERNAIQKLLNFGKKKEEVAQDESEYVDHPPLVLFGSLPDPVVTQLTLELKKQGIKVSGWLPAKRFTELPVIEEGYYVAGVNPFLSRTATTLMRRRKCKLIGAPFPIGPDGTRAWIEKICSVLGITPKGLDEREAQIWEGLEDYVKLIRGKSVFFMGDNLLEISQARFLVRCGMIVHEIGIPYMDKRYQAAELVLLEKTCQEMGVPLPKIVEKPDNYNQLQRIYQLKPDLVITGMAHANPLEARGINTKWSVEFTFAQIHGFTNARDILELVTRPLRRNNNLKDLGWDKLVREEAKI; this is encoded by the coding sequence ATGACTGTTGCTCAACAACCAGAAGCTTTAAACTTTGAGTGCGAAACTGGGAATTACCACACCTTTTGCCCGATTAGCTGTGTGGCGTGGTTATACCAAAAAATTGAAGACAGCTTCTTTTTAGTGATTGGCACCAAGACTTGTGGCTACTTCCTGCAAAACGCGATGGGAGTGATGATTTTTGCTGAACCCCGCTATGCAATGGCAGAGTTGGAAGAAGGGGATATTTCGGCACAGCTGAATGATTACGAAGAGTTAAAGCGTTTGTGCTTGCAAATTAAACGCGATCGCAATCCTAGTGTAATCGTCTGGATTGGCACCTGCACCACCGAAATCATCAAAACTGACTTGGAAGGCTTAGCACCCAAGTTAGAATCGGAAATTGGCATTCCCATCGTTGTTGCGCGTGCTAACGGTTTAGATTACGCCTTCACCCAAGGGGAAGACACCGTATTAGCAGCAATGGCTAATCGTTGTCCTGATAAGTCCCCTGTGGCGGAAACAGAGAAAAACGAACGCAACGCTATTCAAAAACTGCTCAACTTTGGTAAGAAGAAAGAAGAAGTAGCTCAAGATGAATCTGAGTATGTAGATCATCCTCCCTTAGTTCTCTTCGGTTCCCTTCCCGATCCCGTAGTTACACAGTTAACCTTGGAATTGAAGAAACAAGGCATCAAAGTTTCTGGTTGGCTACCCGCCAAGCGCTTCACAGAATTGCCAGTCATCGAAGAAGGGTATTATGTCGCTGGTGTCAACCCCTTCCTCAGCCGCACCGCTACCACCTTGATGCGTCGCCGCAAATGCAAGTTAATTGGCGCACCTTTCCCCATTGGCCCTGATGGTACCCGCGCTTGGATTGAAAAAATCTGTTCAGTATTGGGTATTACTCCCAAAGGTTTGGATGAACGCGAAGCCCAAATCTGGGAAGGTTTGGAAGACTACGTGAAACTGATTCGCGGTAAGTCTGTATTTTTCATGGGTGATAACTTGCTAGAAATCTCTCAAGCAAGGTTCTTGGTGCGTTGTGGGATGATAGTTCACGAAATTGGCATTCCCTACATGGATAAGCGCTATCAAGCTGCTGAGTTGGTGCTGTTAGAGAAAACTTGCCAAGAAATGGGTGTACCATTGCCGAAGATTGTAGAAAAGCCGGATAATTACAATCAACTTCAGCGAATTTATCAGCTAAAACCAGATTTGGTAATTACTGGTATGGCTCATGCTAACCCATTGGAAGCACGCGGTATTAATACTAAGTGGTCTGTGGAGTTCACTTTTGCTCAAATTCACGGTTTTACTAATGCGCGTGACATTCTAGAGTTGGTGACTCGTCCGCTACGTCGGAATAATAATTTGAAAGATTTGGGTTGGGATAAGTTGGTGAGGGAAGAAGCGAAGATTTAG
- a CDS encoding DUF5331 domain-containing protein: MAFFNSFTDSIRQKWLQFFQVNRDWIILHMKTESVYTPDGGKRPPSYLILGVVNALEPKLAQLMLPFSKLNADADTLIEVLELHFDPDISLGNRFIPPAETDTDVDVVGEDSSEDETLAVSHDNDLEETPEVQEFAVEESQNEELDDISSSNGHHPQEESEPASSLEVEAEAEVEVEAEAEADDFGDISFEIAAATEEKPEEEIVDELNTADENAFSEVLSDVWGDETSLQKAEENNNDFLGEELPAGVFDESEIARLFPNS; this comes from the coding sequence ATGGCTTTCTTTAATAGCTTTACAGATTCAATAAGACAAAAGTGGTTGCAATTTTTCCAAGTCAATCGTGACTGGATTATCCTGCACATGAAGACAGAATCGGTGTACACCCCTGATGGCGGGAAGCGACCACCTTCTTACCTCATCCTGGGCGTTGTCAACGCGCTGGAACCGAAGCTAGCGCAGTTAATGCTGCCTTTTTCTAAATTGAATGCGGACGCTGATACCCTGATTGAAGTGCTGGAATTGCATTTTGACCCAGACATCTCTCTCGGCAACCGTTTTATTCCCCCAGCAGAAACGGATACGGATGTGGATGTTGTCGGGGAAGACAGCTCAGAAGATGAAACTTTAGCGGTTTCTCATGACAACGACTTGGAGGAAACACCGGAGGTTCAAGAGTTTGCAGTTGAGGAAAGCCAAAATGAGGAGCTGGATGATATTTCCTCATCCAACGGACACCACCCACAAGAAGAGTCCGAGCCAGCATCCAGCTTAGAAGTAGAAGCAGAAGCAGAAGTAGAAGTAGAAGCAGAAGCAGAAGCAGATGATTTTGGCGATATTTCCTTTGAAATAGCAGCCGCAACCGAAGAAAAGCCGGAAGAGGAAATTGTCGATGAGCTGAATACAGCAGATGAGAATGCCTTTAGTGAGGTATTGTCAGATGTCTGGGGTGATGAAACATCTTTGCAAAAGGCAGAAGAAAATAATAACGATTTTTTAGGGGAAGAACTGCCAGCCGGCGTTTTTGATGAATCGGAAATTGCTCGTCTCTTCCCCAACAGTTAA